A single window of Flagellimonas maritima DNA harbors:
- a CDS encoding NAD(P)/FAD-dependent oxidoreductase: MFDVIIVGGGAAGFYAAIQIAEKSPELKIAIFERGKSLLSKVKVSGGGRCNVTHGEFSAHELVANYPRGKKELLGPFYTHAPMDVMAFFEERGVPLKIESDGRIFPKSNSSQSIIDCFLSETERLGIKILKNSAVKHFEKIENGGGWQVTTMNKNYSCRILILATGSNPKIWKQLESIGHTIIAPVPSLFTFNITDERIKGIQGISAYATAMIPPKKIFSSKINVKIKSGIKQEPILESDGPVLITHWGLSGPAILKLSAWGANILHDYNYNFRIDINWKPEYTTESMYLFLQEVKEVEAKKTIPKTNAVDLPRRLWLNLVKAAEIDKDLKWANITNEKLKNLATQLTSCSFRVEGKSTFKEEFVTAGGIDLKEINFKTFESKIHPNLYFAGEIINVDAITGGFNFQNAWTGAYIAAQAITSNQSA; the protein is encoded by the coding sequence ATGTTTGATGTTATCATAGTAGGTGGCGGTGCCGCTGGATTCTATGCAGCGATCCAAATTGCAGAAAAATCCCCAGAACTAAAAATCGCCATTTTTGAAAGAGGTAAAAGCTTGCTCTCCAAAGTAAAGGTTTCTGGGGGAGGTCGATGTAATGTCACCCATGGAGAATTCTCTGCCCATGAATTGGTTGCTAATTATCCAAGAGGCAAAAAAGAACTTTTGGGGCCTTTTTATACACACGCTCCTATGGATGTTATGGCCTTTTTTGAAGAAAGGGGAGTTCCTCTAAAAATAGAATCTGATGGCCGTATTTTTCCAAAAAGTAATTCATCACAGTCAATAATAGATTGTTTTCTGTCAGAAACTGAGCGTCTTGGAATCAAAATTTTGAAAAACAGTGCGGTAAAGCATTTTGAAAAAATAGAAAACGGCGGAGGATGGCAAGTAACCACCATGAACAAGAACTACAGTTGTAGGATACTTATTTTAGCAACGGGGAGCAACCCTAAAATCTGGAAACAGTTGGAATCTATAGGACATACTATCATTGCACCCGTGCCTTCACTTTTTACTTTTAATATAACAGATGAAAGAATAAAAGGAATACAAGGGATTAGCGCTTATGCTACTGCTATGATTCCTCCCAAAAAAATTTTTTCATCGAAAATCAATGTAAAGATAAAAAGTGGCATAAAGCAAGAACCAATTTTAGAGTCCGATGGTCCAGTGCTTATAACACATTGGGGACTGAGCGGTCCCGCAATTTTAAAGCTTTCAGCATGGGGGGCCAATATTTTACACGATTACAACTATAATTTTAGGATTGACATCAATTGGAAACCAGAGTATACCACGGAATCTATGTATCTTTTTTTACAGGAAGTAAAAGAAGTTGAGGCCAAAAAAACCATACCTAAAACGAACGCGGTGGATTTGCCTAGAAGGCTTTGGTTAAATTTGGTAAAAGCTGCTGAAATAGATAAAGATTTAAAATGGGCCAATATTACAAATGAAAAGCTTAAAAATCTGGCCACGCAACTTACTTCTTGCTCATTTAGGGTGGAGGGCAAAAGTACATTTAAGGAAGAATTTGTTACTGCAGGGGGAATAGACCTAAAGGAAATCAACTTCAAAACTTTTGAAAGCAAAATTCACCCAAATCTCTATTTTGCCGGAGAAATAATAAATGTAGATGCCATAACGGGAGGATTCAATTTTCAGAATGCATGGACCGGTGCATATATTGCAGCGCAGGCAATCACTTCTAATCAATCAGCTTAA
- a CDS encoding diphosphomevalonate/mevalonate 3,5-bisphosphate decarboxylase family protein, giving the protein MTEKDFLPSACEELPLSGKVTWKVPSNIALVKYWGKRADQIPANPSISFTLDASATTTSLSYEKSELGSSKFSFELFFEGKSKEDFKPKIQTFFERVEKYLPFLKSYHFKIETSNSFPHSSGIASSASGMAALSLCLMDIEKKMNPTMDAIFFKRKASFLARLGSGSASRSIEGDLIQWGRHYSINESSDLYGIQYPYKVDSVFKNFHDTILLVHKGQKKVSSSVGHNLMHDHPYAERRFAQAHENLDKLKTIFEEGNLNRFIDIVESEALTLHAMMMTSMPYFILMKPDTLEIINKIWEYRALTKVPVCFTLDAGANVHVLYPESVKEKVIQFIQDELVVHCEKGHYICDRIGNGAKKLY; this is encoded by the coding sequence ATGACTGAAAAAGACTTTCTGCCCAGTGCATGCGAAGAACTGCCATTATCAGGAAAAGTAACTTGGAAAGTTCCCAGTAATATTGCATTGGTAAAATATTGGGGAAAAAGGGCAGATCAGATTCCTGCCAATCCCTCTATAAGTTTTACGTTGGATGCAAGCGCCACAACAACTTCGCTTTCTTATGAAAAAAGTGAGCTTGGTAGTTCAAAATTTTCTTTTGAATTGTTTTTTGAAGGGAAATCCAAGGAAGACTTTAAACCGAAGATCCAGACTTTTTTTGAACGGGTAGAAAAGTACCTTCCCTTTTTAAAATCCTATCACTTTAAAATCGAGACATCAAACTCTTTTCCGCACAGTAGTGGCATAGCATCTTCGGCAAGTGGAATGGCAGCCTTGTCTTTATGTTTGATGGACATTGAAAAGAAAATGAACCCAACCATGGATGCCATCTTTTTTAAGAGAAAAGCTTCGTTTTTGGCACGTTTGGGTTCTGGTAGTGCAAGTAGAAGTATTGAAGGTGACTTGATCCAATGGGGAAGACATTATTCAATTAATGAAAGTTCGGATTTGTATGGAATACAATACCCCTATAAAGTTGATTCTGTTTTTAAAAATTTTCATGATACTATCTTATTGGTACACAAAGGGCAAAAAAAAGTTAGTAGCTCGGTTGGTCATAATTTAATGCACGACCATCCTTATGCTGAAAGACGTTTTGCCCAGGCCCACGAAAATTTGGATAAGCTCAAAACAATTTTTGAAGAAGGAAATTTAAATAGGTTTATAGATATTGTTGAAAGCGAGGCACTCACCTTACATGCGATGATGATGACCAGCATGCCTTACTTTATTTTGATGAAACCGGATACTTTGGAAATCATCAATAAAATTTGGGAGTATAGAGCGCTGACCAAGGTACCAGTATGTTTTACGTTGGATGCCGGTGCCAATGTCCATGTATTGTATCCTGAATCCGTAAAAGAGAAAGTTATTCAATTTATTCAAGATGAATTAGTTGTGCATTGTGAGAAGGGACATTATATTTGTGACCGCATAGGAAATG
- a CDS encoding TspO/MBR family protein: MKKKIIYIAIAVIICILIGFLSSFATQSSVNDWFLTLNKPSFNPPNWLFAPVWTVLYILMGISAGIVWSKGVHHIWVKTALYHFGFQLLFNALWSIVFFGLKNPLMALVVILILFTLIILTIKWFNIVSKTAAILLVPYLLWVGFATILNYKIWELN; encoded by the coding sequence ATGAAGAAAAAAATTATTTATATCGCTATAGCCGTCATTATTTGTATTCTAATTGGCTTTCTTTCCAGCTTTGCTACCCAGAGTTCTGTAAACGATTGGTTTCTAACATTGAACAAGCCCAGTTTTAATCCTCCTAATTGGTTATTCGCCCCAGTTTGGACGGTCCTGTATATTTTAATGGGGATTTCTGCAGGGATTGTATGGTCCAAAGGGGTTCATCACATTTGGGTAAAAACAGCATTATATCATTTTGGGTTTCAATTATTGTTCAATGCTTTATGGAGTATTGTATTCTTTGGACTTAAGAATCCTTTAATGGCGCTAGTGGTCATTCTAATTTTGTTTACTTTAATAATATTGACCATAAAATGGTTCAATATCGTGAGTAAAACTGCGGCAATACTTCTTGTACCCTACCTTTTGTGGGTGGGTTTTGCTACAATCTTGAACTATAAAATTTGGGAGTTAAATTGA
- the glpK gene encoding glycerol kinase GlpK: MNQYILALDQGTTSSRAVVFDKKGAIISVAQKEFTQIFPKPGWVEHDADEIWATQAGIAAEAVSKKGLKGEQIAAIGITNQRETVVVWDRNTGEPIYNAIVWQDKRTADYCDELKKEGKSEMIREKTGLVIDSYFSGTKVKWILDNVEGARKKAEAGDLVLGTIDTWLIWKMTEGNLHITDVTNASRSLLFNINSMEWDDQLLDLFTIPKSMLPEVKQSSEVYGQTSPNFFAAKIPIAGIAGDQQAALFGQMCTKQGMVKNTYGTGCFMLMNIGEKPIVSKNNLLTTVAWKINGKTHYALEGSIFIAGAVVQWLRDSLKIIKTSSEVERLASSVDSTEGVYFVPAFAGLGAPHWNQHAQGTIFGLTRGSTDAHIARAALESIAYQTMDILKAMEADSGISIKELRVDGGATVNNMLMQFQADVLNTVTVRPKIVETTVMGAAYLAGLAVGYWKNQEEIQDIWQTDIHFNPSKEREPIEKGIKGWYRAIEALEHWTRK, from the coding sequence ATGAATCAGTATATCCTTGCCTTGGATCAAGGCACCACAAGCTCCAGAGCTGTAGTTTTTGATAAAAAGGGAGCAATAATCTCCGTAGCCCAAAAAGAGTTTACCCAGATTTTCCCAAAGCCGGGGTGGGTAGAACATGATGCCGATGAAATCTGGGCTACACAAGCTGGTATAGCCGCTGAGGCCGTGAGTAAAAAAGGGTTAAAAGGAGAACAGATAGCGGCCATTGGAATTACAAACCAACGCGAGACCGTTGTGGTTTGGGATAGAAATACTGGAGAGCCCATATATAATGCCATTGTGTGGCAGGATAAACGAACTGCAGATTATTGTGATGAATTAAAAAAGGAGGGGAAATCGGAAATGATTCGTGAGAAGACAGGTTTAGTTATCGATTCCTATTTCTCAGGCACAAAGGTAAAGTGGATTCTTGATAACGTAGAAGGCGCGCGCAAAAAAGCTGAGGCAGGCGATTTGGTTCTAGGTACAATTGACACTTGGCTTATTTGGAAAATGACAGAGGGAAATTTGCATATTACCGATGTTACGAATGCTTCACGGTCATTACTTTTCAATATTAATTCCATGGAATGGGACGACCAACTTTTGGACCTTTTTACCATTCCAAAAAGTATGTTGCCAGAGGTGAAACAGTCCAGTGAGGTCTATGGGCAGACCAGCCCTAATTTTTTTGCTGCCAAAATTCCAATCGCCGGAATCGCCGGTGACCAACAGGCAGCACTTTTTGGACAAATGTGCACTAAGCAAGGTATGGTAAAGAACACATATGGCACTGGTTGTTTTATGCTCATGAATATTGGCGAAAAACCCATTGTATCCAAAAACAACTTGTTGACCACTGTGGCATGGAAAATAAATGGAAAGACACATTATGCACTCGAAGGTAGCATCTTTATTGCCGGTGCCGTTGTGCAATGGCTTCGAGATAGTTTAAAAATTATAAAGACCTCCTCCGAAGTAGAAAGATTGGCAAGTTCAGTGGACAGTACGGAAGGTGTTTATTTTGTACCTGCTTTTGCCGGGTTGGGAGCTCCGCATTGGAACCAACATGCGCAAGGAACAATTTTTGGGCTTACTCGGGGCAGTACAGATGCACACATTGCCAGGGCAGCGCTGGAATCCATAGCCTATCAAACCATGGATATCTTAAAAGCGATGGAAGCAGATTCAGGAATTTCAATAAAAGAACTTAGGGTAGACGGAGGTGCTACGGTAAATAATATGCTTATGCAATTTCAGGCCGATGTTTTGAACACTGTGACCGTTCGTCCAAAAATAGTGGAAACAACTGTTATGGGTGCTGCCTACTTGGCTGGGCTTGCAGTAGGTTATTGGAAAAATCAAGAAGAAATACAGGATATATGGCAGACTGATATACACTTTAATCCATCAAAAGAAAGGGAACCAATTGAAAAAGGAATAAAAGGATGGTATAGAGCCATTGAAGCTCTGGAGCACTGGACACGAAAGTAG
- a CDS encoding DUF1697 domain-containing protein, with protein sequence MKTYIALLRGINVGGQKKIGMADLRQTLEKASLQNVETYIQSGNVVFKSEETDMDFLQKVIHDAILSSFGFDVPTLVTTGENLKNVLSINPFLGRAEENKLYFAFLKKPPVNQLIEEFNKEQFINEEFYIKDTCVFLYCKTGYGKAKLNNNLIERKLKVEATTRNLNTIQKLIAIACKSNN encoded by the coding sequence ATGAAAACATATATTGCCCTACTTAGAGGAATCAATGTTGGCGGCCAAAAAAAGATTGGGATGGCCGATCTAAGACAGACTTTGGAAAAAGCAAGTCTACAAAATGTTGAAACCTATATACAAAGTGGTAATGTGGTTTTTAAAAGTGAAGAAACCGATATGGATTTTCTCCAAAAAGTTATTCATGATGCTATCTTAAGCAGCTTTGGATTTGATGTGCCAACTTTGGTGACGACGGGCGAAAATTTAAAAAATGTTTTAAGTATAAATCCCTTTTTAGGCCGGGCGGAAGAAAATAAGCTATATTTTGCCTTCCTCAAAAAACCGCCGGTCAATCAGTTAATCGAAGAATTCAATAAAGAACAATTTATCAATGAAGAATTTTACATAAAGGATACATGCGTCTTTTTATATTGTAAAACAGGCTATGGAAAAGCAAAATTGAACAATAATTTGATAGAGCGAAAACTCAAAGTTGAAGCAACTACACGTAACTTGAACACAATACAAAAGTTGATTGCGATAGCCTGTAAAAGCAATAATTAA
- a CDS encoding glycerophosphodiester phosphodiesterase encodes MIDSKTLVIGHRGAMGHETENTLASVQKAMDLGVDMIEIDVFKISSGEIVVFHDERVERLSNSGGLIEEYNIFDVNKLILNGNHKIPMLQDVLKLIDNQVALNIELKGGNTAEKVNFIVENYVDKKGWTLDNFIISSFKWDELRKMRKFNQNIKIAILTEEDPIDAIPIAKELNAVAINPFFESLTEENINRIQSEGLKVYTWTVNETEDIQKMKNFGVDGIITNYPERAH; translated from the coding sequence ATGATAGATTCTAAAACTTTGGTTATTGGGCATAGGGGAGCTATGGGGCATGAAACTGAAAATACATTGGCTTCGGTACAAAAAGCAATGGATTTGGGGGTGGATATGATAGAAATAGATGTATTTAAAATATCAAGTGGTGAGATTGTGGTTTTTCATGACGAGCGTGTAGAAAGACTCTCCAACAGTGGAGGGCTAATCGAAGAGTACAATATCTTTGATGTGAATAAACTGATCCTGAATGGAAATCATAAAATACCTATGCTGCAAGATGTCTTAAAATTGATCGATAACCAAGTTGCATTGAATATTGAGCTAAAAGGTGGCAATACAGCAGAAAAGGTAAATTTTATCGTGGAAAACTATGTGGACAAAAAAGGTTGGACTTTAGATAATTTCATTATCTCCAGCTTTAAGTGGGATGAGCTTAGGAAAATGCGAAAATTCAACCAAAATATTAAAATAGCCATACTTACAGAAGAAGACCCGATTGATGCAATTCCTATTGCCAAAGAATTGAACGCCGTTGCCATCAATCCATTCTTTGAATCACTTACCGAAGAGAATATCAATAGAATACAGTCAGAAGGATTAAAAGTATACACATGGACCGTCAATGAAACTGAGGATATTCAAAAAATGAAAAATTTTGGGGTCGACGGAATCATTACTAATTACCCTGAGCGGGCACATTAA
- a CDS encoding MIP/aquaporin family protein: MTPFIAEIVGTFLLILLGCGVNANVSLNKTYGNGSGWIVITTGWAFAVYTGVVVAGPYSGAHLNPAVTIGLAVAGEFSIPMIAPYILAQFIGAMLGAFFVWLMNKDHFDATEDGNTKRGVFCNAPAIPNIALNLLTEVLGTFVLVFAVLYFTDAVSSKDNSIIGLGSLGALPVALIVWGIGLSLGGTTGYAINPARDLGPRIIHALVPIKNKGSNGWGYSWIPVVGPILGATIAAGIAMLLS, encoded by the coding sequence ATGACACCTTTTATTGCAGAAATAGTTGGCACTTTTCTACTTATTTTGTTAGGATGCGGTGTTAATGCCAACGTCTCTCTGAACAAAACTTACGGAAATGGTTCTGGATGGATTGTAATTACCACGGGATGGGCTTTTGCGGTATATACGGGTGTTGTTGTTGCAGGACCGTATAGTGGAGCACATCTTAATCCAGCAGTTACCATTGGTTTGGCAGTTGCTGGAGAATTTTCAATCCCTATGATCGCTCCTTATATTTTGGCTCAATTTATAGGTGCGATGCTCGGTGCTTTTTTCGTATGGCTTATGAACAAAGACCATTTTGATGCTACTGAAGATGGTAATACCAAAAGAGGTGTTTTTTGTAATGCCCCGGCAATTCCCAATATAGCCTTGAATCTTCTTACGGAAGTTTTGGGCACTTTTGTTCTGGTATTTGCAGTGCTTTATTTTACCGATGCAGTTTCCTCTAAGGATAATAGTATAATTGGTCTTGGGTCTCTGGGCGCTTTGCCGGTTGCCTTGATTGTTTGGGGAATTGGTTTGTCATTGGGCGGCACTACGGGATATGCAATAAATCCCGCTCGGGATTTAGGACCTAGAATCATACATGCCCTAGTACCCATTAAAAATAAAGGTTCAAACGGTTGGGGATATTCTTGGATTCCTGTTGTAGGACCAATATTAGGTGCTACTATAGCTGCTGGAATCGCAATGCTTTTAAGCTGA
- a CDS encoding alpha-amylase family glycosyl hydrolase, whose product MKRYLYVAFSVIIIIVSACEKKIEKKPVEKVMKKKFVVYQVFTRLFGNTNTTNKPWGTIEENGVGKFNDFTEKALKEIKNLGVTHIWYTGVPHHALISDYTAYGISNDDPDVVKGRAGSPYAVKDYYNVNPDLAVDPSKRLEEFKSLVERTHSVGMKVIIDIVPNHVARNYEGKTNPEGVFDFGAKDDTTVEYAINNNFYYIPGSQFKVPEWQDGYLPLGGEQNPRADKKFKESPAKWTGNGSRLAQPHFNDWYETIKVNYGISPDGTKDFDQLPESFNNKDYQAHYNFWKDKAIPDSWDKFKDIALYWLNFGVDGFRFDMAEMVPVEFWSYLNSNIKMKNPDAFLLAEVYNPDLYRDYIQKGKMDYLYDKVELYDSIKHIMKGYGWTDHIPVVQERMADIEHHMLHFLENHDEQRIASPDFVGNADLAKPAMVVSATLSTSPTMIYFGQEVGEPGAEDAGFGKPTRTSIFDYIGVPHHQRWMNDKKFDGGQLSKEEEKLRDFYKRLLNFTITSEALMGAYQEIHFYNKDNTENYDYRVLSYVRWSKNEKLVIVSNFDADKNYEFELKLPEDVISKWNLLDGEYDLVEELYNQKEGKLTVENGKGTVDIKLQPLESVIFSIEE is encoded by the coding sequence ATGAAACGATATCTCTACGTCGCTTTTTCAGTGATTATTATTATAGTATCTGCATGTGAAAAGAAAATAGAGAAAAAACCAGTTGAGAAAGTAATGAAAAAAAAGTTTGTAGTTTATCAGGTTTTTACACGACTTTTTGGAAATACCAATACTACAAATAAACCTTGGGGCACCATTGAGGAAAATGGAGTTGGAAAATTTAACGATTTTACGGAAAAAGCACTTAAAGAAATTAAGAATCTGGGTGTTACCCATATTTGGTATACCGGTGTTCCACATCATGCCCTTATCAGTGATTATACAGCATATGGAATTTCCAATGATGACCCGGACGTTGTAAAGGGACGTGCGGGATCCCCTTATGCGGTCAAGGATTATTACAACGTGAACCCAGATCTGGCCGTTGACCCTTCAAAACGATTGGAAGAATTTAAATCCCTAGTGGAAAGAACACATAGCGTGGGAATGAAGGTCATCATCGACATTGTACCCAATCACGTAGCCAGAAACTATGAAGGAAAAACAAATCCAGAGGGTGTTTTTGATTTTGGGGCCAAAGATGATACTACTGTGGAATATGCTATAAACAATAATTTCTATTATATACCAGGTTCACAGTTTAAAGTGCCCGAATGGCAAGATGGGTATCTTCCCTTGGGCGGGGAACAAAATCCCAGAGCAGATAAAAAATTTAAAGAAAGTCCCGCCAAATGGACAGGCAATGGCTCGCGGTTGGCTCAGCCCCATTTTAATGATTGGTACGAGACCATCAAAGTGAATTATGGTATAAGTCCAGATGGCACCAAGGATTTTGACCAATTGCCTGAGAGTTTCAACAACAAAGACTATCAAGCACATTATAATTTTTGGAAAGATAAAGCTATTCCAGACTCTTGGGACAAGTTCAAGGACATCGCATTGTACTGGTTAAATTTTGGGGTCGATGGATTCCGTTTTGATATGGCCGAGATGGTACCCGTAGAATTTTGGAGTTATTTGAACTCCAATATTAAAATGAAGAATCCAGATGCTTTTCTATTAGCCGAAGTGTACAACCCCGATCTGTATAGGGACTATATCCAAAAAGGAAAAATGGACTATCTATATGATAAAGTGGAGCTTTATGATAGTATAAAACACATTATGAAAGGATATGGATGGACGGACCATATACCCGTAGTACAAGAAAGAATGGCAGACATTGAGCACCATATGCTCCATTTTTTGGAAAATCATGACGAACAAAGGATTGCCAGCCCAGATTTTGTAGGAAATGCGGATTTGGCAAAACCTGCTATGGTAGTTTCAGCAACTTTAAGTACATCCCCTACCATGATTTATTTTGGTCAGGAAGTGGGAGAGCCAGGGGCAGAGGATGCAGGTTTTGGAAAACCTACAAGAACTTCAATATTCGATTATATAGGCGTACCGCACCACCAACGTTGGATGAACGACAAAAAATTTGATGGAGGGCAATTGTCCAAAGAAGAAGAAAAATTGAGGGATTTCTATAAGCGCTTGCTGAATTTTACAATTACAAGTGAGGCATTGATGGGAGCGTATCAAGAAATCCATTTTTACAATAAGGATAATACTGAAAATTATGACTATCGAGTGTTATCATATGTTAGATGGTCTAAAAATGAGAAGTTGGTGATAGTTTCAAATTTTGATGCCGATAAAAATTATGAATTTGAACTGAAACTGCCAGAGGATGTCATTTCCAAATGGAATCTATTGGATGGGGAATATGATCTGGTTGAAGAACTCTACAATCAGAAAGAAGGAAAATTAACTGTTGAAAATGGAAAGGGAACGGTGGATATAAAATTACAACCTCTGGAATCTGTTATTTTCAGCATCGAGGAATAA